From the Streptococcus oralis ATCC 35037 genome, one window contains:
- a CDS encoding nucleoside-diphosphate sugar epimerase/dehydratase, protein MNKKLTDYVIDLVEILNKQQKQVFWGIFDILSMVVSIIVSYILFYGLINPAPVDYVIYTLLAFLLYQIMIAFWGLNASISRYSKITDFMKIFFGVMLSSVLSYGICYAFLPLFSIRFIVLFILLSTFLILLPRITWQLIYSKRKKGSGDGEHRRTFLIGAGDGGALFMNSYQHPTSDLELVGILDNDEKKKGQKLGGIPVLGSYDNLPELAKRHQIERVIVAIPSLDPSEYERILQMCNKLGVKCYKMPKVETVVQGLHQPGSGFQKIDITDLLGRQEIRLDESRLGTEITGKTILVTGAGGSIGSEICRQVSRFNPERIVLLGHGENSIYLVYHELIRTFQGIDYVPVIADIQDYDRLLQVFEQYKPAIVYHAAAHKHVPMMERNPKEAFKNNILGTYNVAKAVDAAKVPKMVMISTDKAVNPPNVMGATKRVAELIVTGFNQRSKSTYCAVRFGNVLGSRGSVIPVFERQIAEGGPVTVTDFRMTRYFMTIPEASRLVIHAGAYAKDGEVFILDMGKPVKIYDLAKKMVLLSGHTESEIPIVEVGIRPGEKLYEELLVSTELVDNQVMDKIFVGKVNVMPLEAIDQKIEEFRSLSGDELKEAIISFANETTHAE, encoded by the coding sequence ATGAATAAAAAACTAACAGATTATGTGATTGATCTGGTTGAAATTTTAAATAAACAGCAAAAACAAGTGTTTTGGGGGATATTCGATATTCTGAGTATGGTGGTTTCCATCATCGTATCTTATATCTTGTTTTATGGCCTTATAAATCCTGCGCCTGTAGATTATGTAATCTACACTCTTTTAGCCTTCCTCCTCTATCAAATCATGATTGCGTTTTGGGGGCTAAATGCTAGTATTAGTCGTTATAGCAAGATTACGGATTTCATGAAAATCTTTTTCGGAGTGATGCTCAGCAGTGTTCTTTCTTATGGAATCTGCTATGCCTTTCTTCCATTGTTTTCTATCCGTTTCATCGTACTCTTCATTTTGTTGAGTACCTTCCTCATCTTGCTTCCTCGTATCACTTGGCAGTTGATTTATTCTAAACGTAAAAAAGGTAGTGGAGATGGAGAGCATCGTCGGACCTTCTTGATTGGTGCTGGTGATGGTGGCGCCCTCTTTATGAACAGCTACCAACATCCAACTAGCGACCTTGAGCTAGTGGGGATTTTGGATAATGATGAAAAGAAAAAGGGACAAAAACTAGGTGGAATCCCAGTGTTGGGCTCTTATGATAATCTCCCTGAATTGGCTAAACGTCACCAAATCGAGCGTGTCATCGTAGCGATCCCTTCGCTTGACCCATCAGAGTACGAACGCATCTTGCAGATGTGTAATAAGCTAGGCGTCAAATGTTACAAGATGCCTAAGGTTGAGACAGTCGTTCAAGGACTCCATCAACCAGGCAGTGGTTTCCAGAAAATTGATATCACAGACCTTTTGGGCCGTCAGGAAATTCGTCTCGACGAATCGCGTCTGGGTACTGAGATTACAGGCAAGACCATCTTGGTGACAGGAGCTGGTGGTTCGATTGGTTCGGAGATTTGTCGCCAGGTTAGTCGCTTCAATCCCGAGCGTATTGTCTTGCTTGGACATGGTGAAAACTCAATCTATCTCGTTTATCATGAATTGATCCGTACATTCCAAGGGATTGATTATGTTCCTGTTATTGCAGATATTCAGGACTATGACCGTCTTTTGCAGGTGTTTGAGCAGTACAAACCAGCCATTGTTTACCATGCTGCAGCCCACAAACACGTTCCGATGATGGAGCGCAATCCAAAAGAAGCCTTCAAGAACAATATTCTCGGAACCTACAATGTTGCCAAGGCTGTTGATGCAGCCAAAGTACCTAAGATGGTCATGATTTCGACTGACAAGGCGGTCAATCCACCGAATGTTATGGGTGCGACTAAGCGCGTGGCAGAATTGATTGTCACTGGCTTTAACCAACGTAGCAAATCAACCTACTGTGCAGTCCGTTTTGGAAATGTTCTGGGTAGTCGTGGTAGCGTGATTCCTGTCTTTGAACGTCAGATTGCTGAAGGCGGTCCTGTAACGGTGACAGACTTCCGTATGACACGTTACTTCATGACCATTCCAGAGGCTAGCCGTCTAGTAATCCATGCTGGCGCTTATGCCAAGGACGGAGAAGTCTTTATCCTCGATATGGGCAAACCAGTCAAGATTTATGACTTGGCTAAGAAAATGGTCCTTCTAAGTGGGCACACGGAAAGTGAAATTCCAATCGTTGAGGTCGGTATTCGACCAGGTGAAAAACTCTATGAAGAACTCTTGGTTTCGACCGAATTGGTTGATAACCAAGTCATGGACAAGATTTTCGTTGGTAAGGTAAATGTCATGCCGCTAGAAGCGATTGATCAAAAGATTGAAGAGTTCCGTTCACTCAGCGGAGATGAGCTCAAAGAAGCGATTATTTCCTTTGCGAATGAGACAACTCATGCTGAGTAA
- a CDS encoding ABC transporter substrate-binding protein — protein MNKVKKVLMTMFGLLMFPLLFACSNTQSQGVEAIKAKGKLVVALNPEFAPFEYQKLVDGKNQIVGSDVELAKAIAKELGVEVEFSPMSFDNVLASLDSGKADLAISGVSKTEERSQVYDFSIPYYTSKNKVIVRKSELTNYQSVQDLAQKKVGAQKGSIQETLAKETLQNSSLVSLPKNGNLITDLKSGQLDAVIFEEPVAKGFVENNPDLAIAEFDFDNDKEDSYAVAMKKDSKELKEAVDKTIQKLKDSGELDKLIDDAFKASIEK, from the coding sequence ATGAATAAAGTGAAGAAGGTGTTGATGACGATGTTTGGTTTGCTTATGTTTCCCTTATTATTTGCTTGTAGTAACACTCAATCCCAAGGTGTTGAAGCCATTAAGGCTAAAGGAAAATTGGTGGTGGCCCTAAATCCAGAGTTTGCTCCATTTGAATACCAGAAATTGGTCGATGGGAAAAATCAGATTGTAGGTTCAGATGTTGAGCTAGCCAAAGCCATCGCAAAGGAACTAGGTGTAGAAGTGGAGTTCTCTCCAATGAGTTTTGACAATGTACTGGCTAGTCTTGATTCAGGCAAGGCGGATCTTGCCATATCAGGTGTTTCTAAAACGGAAGAGAGAAGTCAAGTTTACGATTTTTCAATTCCCTACTACACTTCGAAAAATAAGGTTATCGTAAGAAAATCTGAATTAACGAATTACCAATCAGTCCAGGATTTGGCTCAGAAAAAGGTTGGAGCGCAGAAAGGTTCTATCCAGGAAACTCTGGCTAAAGAAACCTTGCAGAATTCATCTCTCGTTTCACTTCCTAAAAATGGAAATTTGATAACAGATTTGAAATCAGGGCAACTGGATGCGGTTATCTTTGAGGAACCAGTGGCGAAAGGATTTGTAGAGAATAATCCAGACCTAGCCATCGCTGAGTTTGATTTTGACAATGACAAAGAAGATTCCTACGCTGTTGCGATGAAAAAAGATAGTAAAGAATTGAAAGAAGCGGTTGACAAAACCATCCAGAAGTTGAAGGATTCTGGGGAGTTGGACAAATTGATTGACGATGCTTTTAAAGCCTCTATCGAAAAATAG
- a CDS encoding argininosuccinate synthase — MSKEKVILAYSGGLDTSVAITWLKKDYDVIAVCMDVGEGKDLEFIHDKALKVGAVESYVIDVKEEFANDYVLVALQAHAYYEQKYPLVSALSRPLISKKLVEIAHQTGATTIAHGCTGKGNDQVRFEVSIAALDPNLKVVAPVREWKWSREEEIQYAKENGVPVPADLDNPYSVDQNLWGRANECGVLENPWNQAPEEAFGITSSPEEAPDSPEFIDIEFSCGVPISLNGEKMKVAALIQELNEIAGKHGVGRIDHVENRLVGIKSREIYECPGAVTLLAAHKEIEDLTLVREVAHFKPIIENELSNLIYNALWFSPATQALIAYIKETQKVVNGTAKVKLYKGNAQVVARKSPNSLYDENLATYTSADTFDQDAAVGFIKLWGLPTKVYSEVQKNVE; from the coding sequence ATGAGTAAGGAAAAAGTCATTTTAGCCTATTCAGGTGGATTGGATACATCAGTTGCTATTACATGGTTAAAAAAAGACTATGATGTGATTGCTGTTTGTATGGATGTGGGTGAAGGAAAAGATCTGGAATTCATCCACGATAAAGCTCTCAAGGTTGGGGCTGTTGAGTCTTATGTCATTGATGTTAAGGAAGAATTTGCTAATGACTATGTTTTAGTGGCCCTTCAGGCTCATGCCTACTATGAACAGAAGTATCCCTTGGTATCTGCTCTGAGTCGCCCTCTTATTTCAAAAAAACTAGTTGAGATAGCTCATCAGACGGGGGCAACCACAATTGCTCATGGTTGTACAGGTAAGGGAAACGACCAAGTTCGGTTTGAAGTCTCTATTGCGGCTTTGGATCCCAATTTAAAAGTAGTTGCGCCTGTTCGTGAGTGGAAATGGTCTCGTGAAGAAGAAATCCAATATGCCAAAGAAAACGGTGTTCCAGTTCCTGCTGACCTTGACAATCCTTACTCTGTCGATCAAAATCTTTGGGGACGCGCAAATGAATGTGGTGTTTTGGAAAACCCTTGGAACCAAGCGCCAGAAGAAGCATTTGGAATCACATCTTCTCCAGAAGAGGCGCCAGACAGTCCAGAATTTATTGACATTGAGTTTAGCTGTGGGGTGCCCATCTCCCTCAATGGTGAGAAGATGAAAGTGGCGGCTTTGATTCAAGAACTCAATGAAATTGCAGGCAAACATGGTGTCGGACGGATTGACCATGTGGAAAATCGCCTAGTCGGTATTAAGTCAAGAGAGATTTATGAGTGCCCAGGCGCTGTGACTTTATTGGCAGCTCATAAGGAGATTGAAGACTTGACTCTTGTGAGAGAAGTGGCTCATTTCAAACCTATTATCGAAAATGAGTTGTCCAATCTCATCTATAATGCTTTGTGGTTTAGCCCAGCAACTCAGGCTTTGATTGCCTATATCAAGGAGACACAGAAAGTTGTCAATGGAACTGCAAAAGTTAAACTCTATAAGGGGAACGCCCAGGTAGTGGCTCGGAAATCACCAAATTCTCTTTACGATGAAAATTTGGCGACTTATACTAGTGCGGATACTTTTGACCAAGATGCGGCTGTTGGATTTATCAAGCTTTGGGGGCTTCCGACTAAGGTTTATTCAGAAGTTCAGAAAAATGTTGAGTAG
- a CDS encoding LysM peptidoglycan-binding domain-containing protein, with protein sequence MSLTTKKIKTTIAGVATLLAFFAPSLASAQETVTYTVKSGDTLSEIAEKYNTTVEKLAAKNNIKDIHLIYVDQVLVIEGTAPSTATATAAASTTTYEAPAAAEETAEEVTETTTYEAPAAPAAPAAESNTAAASTVSGSEAEAKEWIAQKESGGSYTATNGRYIGRYQLTDSYLNGDYSAENQERVADAYVAGRYGSWTAAKNFWLNNGWY encoded by the coding sequence ATGTCATTAACAACTAAAAAAATTAAAACAACTATCGCAGGAGTAGCAACTTTGCTTGCTTTCTTTGCTCCATCACTTGCATCTGCCCAAGAAACTGTAACTTACACAGTTAAATCAGGTGATACTCTTTCAGAAATCGCTGAGAAGTATAACACAACTGTTGAAAAATTGGCAGCAAAAAACAACATCAAAGATATTCACCTTATCTATGTTGACCAAGTTTTGGTTATCGAAGGAACAGCTCCATCGACAGCAACTGCAACCGCTGCAGCTTCAACAACAACTTATGAAGCACCAGCAGCTGCGGAAGAAACTGCAGAAGAAGTAACTGAAACAACAACCTATGAAGCTCCAGCCGCACCTGCAGCTCCAGCAGCAGAAAGCAACACTGCAGCAGCTTCTACTGTAAGTGGTTCTGAAGCAGAAGCCAAAGAATGGATCGCTCAAAAAGAATCAGGTGGTAGCTACACTGCTACAAACGGACGTTACATCGGACGTTACCAATTGACAGATTCATACTTGAACGGTGACTACTCAGCTGAAAACCAAGAACGTGTAGCAGATGCCTACGTTGCAGGACGTTACGGTTCATGGACAGCTGCCAAGAACTTCTGGCTTAACAACGGTTGGTATTAA
- the sdaAA gene encoding L-serine ammonia-lyase, iron-sulfur-dependent, subunit alpha, whose product MFYSIKELVKQADLDFQGNVAELMIATEYQLTGRERPEVLLLMERNLEVMKASVELGLSENKSRSGLTGGDAAKLDRHLKSGKALSDFTILSAARNAIAVNEHNAKMGLVCATPTAGSAGCLPAVLTAAIQKLDLSHEEQLDFLFAAGAFGLVIANNASISGAEGGCQAEVGSASAMSAAALTLAAGGTPYQASQAIAFVIKNMLGLICDPVAGLVEVPCVKRNAMGASFAFIAADMALAGIESKIPVDEVIDAMYQVGSSLPTAFRETAEGGLAATPTGRRLQKEIFGE is encoded by the coding sequence ATGTTTTATTCTATCAAAGAATTGGTCAAGCAGGCGGATCTAGACTTCCAAGGAAATGTCGCCGAACTCATGATTGCGACAGAATATCAACTAACCGGTCGGGAACGGCCAGAAGTTCTCCTTCTCATGGAACGCAATCTAGAAGTCATGAAAGCCTCTGTCGAGCTCGGCCTCAGTGAAAACAAATCCCGTAGTGGCCTAACGGGCGGAGACGCGGCCAAACTAGACCGCCATCTCAAAAGTGGCAAGGCCTTGTCGGACTTTACCATCCTATCAGCAGCCCGTAATGCCATCGCGGTCAATGAACACAATGCGAAGATGGGCTTGGTCTGCGCTACCCCAACCGCAGGAAGTGCTGGCTGTCTGCCAGCCGTTCTCACTGCTGCTATCCAAAAATTAGACCTTAGCCACGAAGAACAGCTGGATTTCCTCTTTGCTGCTGGTGCCTTTGGACTAGTCATCGCAAACAATGCCTCTATCTCAGGTGCTGAAGGTGGCTGTCAGGCCGAGGTTGGCTCTGCATCTGCCATGAGTGCCGCAGCCTTGACCTTGGCTGCAGGTGGAACGCCCTATCAAGCTAGCCAAGCCATCGCCTTTGTCATTAAAAATATGCTGGGCCTCATCTGCGACCCCGTCGCTGGTTTGGTTGAAGTTCCCTGTGTTAAGCGCAATGCCATGGGAGCCAGCTTTGCCTTTATCGCAGCAGACATGGCCTTGGCAGGTATCGAGTCTAAGATCCCTGTTGACGAAGTCATCGATGCCATGTACCAAGTCGGATCTAGTCTTCCAACTGCCTTTCGTGAAACGGCCGAGGGTGGACTCGCCGCCACACCTACTGGTCGTCGCCTACAAAAAGAAATCTTCGGAGAATAA
- a CDS encoding HAD-IA family hydrolase yields the protein MPSISAIFFDLDGTLVDSSIGIHNAFTHTFKELGVPSPDAKTIRGFMGPPLESSFATCLPQEQISEAVQIYRSYYKEKGIHEAQLFPRITELLQELSQNYPLYITTTKNTPTAHDMTKNLGIHHFFDSIYGSSPETPHKADVIRYALHMHQLPADQVLIIGDTKFDMIGAQETGIKKFAVSWGFGEEADLLIYQPDWIAHTIDDIISQL from the coding sequence ATGCCCTCTATCTCAGCTATCTTTTTTGATCTGGACGGAACCCTGGTTGACAGTTCCATCGGGATCCATAATGCCTTTACCCATACCTTTAAAGAGCTAGGAGTTCCAAGCCCTGATGCCAAAACCATTCGTGGTTTTATGGGACCGCCCCTTGAAAGTAGTTTTGCAACATGCCTTCCCCAGGAACAAATCTCTGAGGCCGTCCAGATATACCGCTCTTACTACAAGGAAAAAGGGATCCACGAAGCCCAACTCTTCCCCCGAATAACGGAATTACTCCAAGAACTTTCACAAAACTACCCTCTCTACATCACTACAACAAAGAATACTCCTACTGCTCATGATATGACTAAAAATCTGGGAATCCATCATTTCTTTGATAGCATTTACGGTTCTAGTCCTGAAACGCCACACAAGGCGGATGTCATCCGTTACGCCTTGCATATGCATCAACTGCCTGCAGACCAAGTCCTCATTATCGGGGACACCAAGTTTGATATGATCGGAGCCCAAGAAACTGGCATTAAAAAGTTCGCTGTTTCTTGGGGATTTGGAGAAGAGGCTGATTTACTCATCTATCAACCTGACTGGATTGCCCATACCATTGACGATATCATTAGCCAGCTCTAA
- a CDS encoding DUF805 domain-containing protein, which produces MYLFLAPILMLPSIAVTVRRLRDAGFHWAFIFIALVPLVGPITLIVMLAWPSKKDEDTDTEEQDQITA; this is translated from the coding sequence TTGTACCTCTTTTTAGCGCCTATTCTCATGTTGCCTTCTATCGCCGTGACTGTTCGTCGCTTACGAGACGCTGGTTTCCACTGGGCCTTTATCTTCATTGCTTTGGTTCCTCTCGTTGGACCGATTACCCTTATTGTCATGCTTGCTTGGCCAAGTAAGAAGGATGAAGATACAGATACTGAAGAACAGGATCAAATTACTGCTTAA
- a CDS encoding NUDIX hydrolase produces the protein MAQQDFRTKVENTVFGVRATALILQNGKLLVTKDKGKYYTIGGAIQVNESTEDAVVREVKEELGVKAQAEQLAFVVENRFEQDGVSYHNIEFHYLVDLLEDAPLTMQEDEKTQPCEWIDLDKLQNIQLVPAFLKTALPDWDGQLRHIHLEK, from the coding sequence ATGGCTCAACAAGACTTTCGGACAAAAGTGGAAAATACTGTTTTTGGTGTTCGGGCGACAGCCTTGATTCTCCAAAATGGCAAGCTCCTAGTTACCAAAGATAAGGGCAAGTATTACACTATTGGCGGTGCGATTCAAGTCAATGAAAGCACGGAAGACGCGGTAGTCCGTGAAGTGAAGGAAGAACTGGGTGTCAAAGCTCAAGCTGAGCAGCTAGCTTTCGTGGTTGAAAATCGTTTTGAACAAGACGGTGTTTCCTATCACAACATCGAGTTTCATTATCTGGTGGACTTGCTTGAAGATGCTCCATTGACCATGCAGGAAGATGAAAAAACGCAGCCTTGTGAGTGGATTGATTTGGATAAACTCCAGAATATCCAGCTAGTTCCAGCCTTTTTAAAAACAGCCCTACCAGATTGGGATGGCCAACTAAGACACATTCATCTTGAGAAATAG
- the sdaAB gene encoding L-serine ammonia-lyase, iron-sulfur-dependent subunit beta: MHSLRFQSVFDIIGPVMIGPSSSHTAGAVRIGKIVSSIFDDTPTEVEFQLFNSFAKTYRGHGTDLALVAGILGMDTDDPDIPNSLEIAHKRGIKIVWTIQKDSNAPHPNTTKITVKNEHKSISVTGISIGGGNIQVTELNGFAVSLNMNTPTIIIVHQDVPGMIAHVTEALSRFDINIAQMNVTREKAGEKAIMIIEVDSRSCEEAIEEIRKIPHLHNVNFFK, encoded by the coding sequence ATGCACTCACTTCGTTTTCAATCTGTCTTTGATATTATCGGACCTGTCATGATTGGTCCATCAAGTAGCCATACAGCTGGTGCCGTTCGTATCGGAAAAATCGTCTCATCCATCTTTGACGATACGCCAACAGAGGTAGAATTCCAATTATTTAACTCATTTGCCAAGACCTACCGCGGTCATGGAACGGACCTTGCTCTCGTCGCTGGTATTTTAGGTATGGATACAGACGATCCCGACATTCCAAATAGTCTGGAGATTGCCCATAAACGTGGTATCAAGATTGTCTGGACCATTCAGAAAGATAGCAACGCTCCTCATCCTAACACCACTAAAATTACTGTGAAGAATGAACACAAGTCCATCAGTGTGACAGGAATTTCCATTGGTGGGGGAAATATCCAGGTTACGGAGCTTAACGGCTTTGCTGTCTCTCTCAACATGAACACACCAACCATTATCATCGTGCATCAAGATGTTCCAGGTATGATTGCCCATGTTACTGAAGCCCTCTCTCGTTTCGATATCAACATCGCTCAGATGAATGTGACTCGAGAAAAAGCTGGAGAAAAAGCCATTATGATTATCGAAGTCGATAGTCGAAGTTGCGAAGAGGCGATTGAAGAAATCCGAAAAATCCCTCATCTCCACAATGTCAATTTCTTTAAGTAG
- a CDS encoding DUF805 domain-containing protein produces MLSAIRSFFKGYANFSGRSTRPEFWWVWLLNMVIFLPAYYSLFTGVESDKAIRNIAVFSMCIILFIIEFVPLLALIVRRLRDVGIHWAYIFIVFVPLGALTLLVMLAMPSQRFVEKVIENSEKDKENTEDSQFEEMVRKY; encoded by the coding sequence ATGCTGAGTGCTATTAGGAGTTTTTTCAAAGGCTATGCAAATTTTTCTGGTCGTTCCACACGTCCAGAATTTTGGTGGGTTTGGCTGCTAAATATGGTGATTTTCTTGCCCGCCTACTACTCACTTTTTACTGGAGTAGAATCTGATAAAGCCATCAGGAATATTGCGGTCTTCAGTATGTGTATTATTTTGTTTATAATAGAGTTTGTTCCTCTACTAGCACTGATAGTACGTCGCTTACGAGATGTGGGTATCCATTGGGCCTATATTTTTATTGTATTTGTTCCTTTGGGTGCATTAACACTGCTTGTTATGCTCGCTATGCCAAGTCAACGATTTGTAGAAAAAGTGATAGAAAATAGTGAAAAAGATAAAGAGAATACGGAAGACTCTCAGTTTGAAGAAATGGTACGAAAATATTAA
- the mnmA gene encoding tRNA 2-thiouridine(34) synthase MnmA, whose protein sequence is MSDNSKTRVVVGMSGGVDSSVTALLLKEQGYDVIGIFMKNWDDTDENGVCTATEDYKDVAAVADQIGIPYYSVNFEKEYWDRVFEYFLAEYRAGRTPNPDVMCNKEIKFKAFLDYAMTLGADYIATGHYARVARDEDGIVHMLRGVDNGKDQTYFLSQLSQEQLQKTMFPLGHLEKPEVRKLAEEAGLATAKKKDSTGICFIGEKNFKNFLSNYLPAQPGRMMTVDGRDMGEHAGLMYYTIGQRGGLGIGGQHGGDNAPWFVVGKDLSQNILYVGQGFYHDSLMSTSLEASQVHFTRDMPEEFTLECTAKFRYRQPDSKVTVHVKGDKAEVIFAEPQRAITPGQAVVFYDGEECLGGGLIDNAYRDGQVCQYI, encoded by the coding sequence ATGAGTGATAACTCTAAAACACGTGTTGTCGTGGGGATGAGTGGTGGTGTTGATTCGTCGGTGACGGCTCTCTTGCTCAAGGAGCAGGGCTACGATGTGATCGGTATCTTCATGAAGAACTGGGATGACACAGATGAAAACGGCGTCTGTACGGCGACCGAAGATTACAAGGATGTGGCTGCGGTGGCAGACCAGATCGGCATTCCTTACTACTCTGTCAATTTTGAAAAAGAGTACTGGGACCGCGTTTTTGAGTATTTCCTAGCGGAATACCGTGCAGGGCGCACGCCAAATCCAGACGTTATGTGTAACAAGGAAATCAAGTTTAAGGCCTTTCTGGACTATGCTATGACCTTAGGCGCAGACTATATAGCGACTGGGCACTATGCCCGAGTAGCGCGTGATGAGGATGGCATCGTTCACATGCTTCGTGGCGTGGACAATGGCAAGGACCAGACCTATTTCCTCAGTCAACTTTCGCAAGAACAACTTCAAAAAACTATGTTCCCACTGGGGCATTTGGAAAAGCCTGAAGTACGAAAACTAGCAGAAGAAGCAGGTCTTGCGACTGCCAAGAAGAAAGATTCGACAGGGATTTGCTTTATCGGAGAAAAGAACTTTAAAAACTTTCTCAGTAACTACCTGCCAGCCCAGCCTGGTCGCATGATGACTGTGGACGGTCGCGATATGGGTGAGCATGCAGGACTTATGTATTATACGATTGGTCAGCGTGGAGGACTTGGTATCGGTGGTCAACACGGCGGTGACAATGCCCCTTGGTTCGTTGTCGGAAAAGATTTGAGCCAAAATATCCTCTATGTCGGCCAAGGTTTCTATCATGATTCGCTCATGTCAACAAGCCTAGAGGCCAGTCAAGTTCACTTTACTCGTGACATGCCAGAGGAATTTACTCTAGAATGCACAGCAAAATTCCGCTACCGTCAGCCTGATTCTAAGGTGACAGTACATGTCAAAGGAGACAAGGCAGAGGTCATCTTTGCGGAACCACAACGTGCGATTACACCAGGACAGGCAGTTGTCTTTTACGATGGCGAAGAGTGTCTAGGTGGTGGCTTGATTGACAATGCTTATCGAGATGGACAAGTTTGTCAGTACATTTAG
- the argH gene encoding argininosuccinate lyase, producing MPKNTKLWGGRFEGTVEEWVEQFGASISFDHQLAKFDLMGSLAHVQMLGQTGILSLEESEQIQDGLKALLRDLEAGELHFDIANEDIHMNMEVLLTEKIGPLAGKLHTARSRNDQVATDMHLYLKEQLGHVLDKLANLNSVLLDLAEKHVETIMPGYTHLQHAQPISFAHHLMAYYNMFQRDSERFAFNLKHTDLSPLGAAALAGTTFPIDRQLSSDLLGFQQPYTNSLDAVSDRDFILEFLSNASILMMHMSRFCEEIINWCSFEYQYISLSDSFSTGSSIMPQKKNPDMAELIRGKTGRVYGNLLGLLTVMKSLPLAYNKDLQEDKEGMFDTVETILNSLDVLAGMLSSMQVNKAKMQQSTENDFSNATELADYLAEKGLPFREAHEIVGKLVLDSIKHGKNIQDWDLEELQAYHPLIEEDIYIYLRPETAVRRRNSLGGTGFEQVKYQIEQAKKELKGEN from the coding sequence ATGCCGAAAAATACAAAATTATGGGGTGGTCGATTTGAAGGCACTGTGGAAGAGTGGGTAGAACAGTTCGGTGCGAGTATTTCTTTTGACCACCAGCTGGCAAAATTTGATTTGATGGGTTCCCTAGCTCATGTTCAAATGCTAGGACAGACTGGCATTTTAAGCTTGGAAGAGTCAGAGCAGATCCAAGATGGTCTGAAAGCTTTGTTGCGAGATTTAGAGGCAGGAGAGCTTCATTTTGATATTGCAAATGAAGATATTCATATGAATATGGAAGTGTTGCTGACAGAGAAAATTGGTCCTCTGGCTGGGAAACTACACACGGCTCGTTCTCGGAATGACCAAGTCGCAACGGATATGCACTTATATCTAAAGGAGCAGCTTGGCCATGTCTTGGATAAGTTGGCGAATCTGAACAGTGTTTTGCTGGATTTGGCTGAAAAACATGTGGAAACCATCATGCCAGGTTATACTCATTTGCAACATGCCCAACCTATTAGTTTTGCCCATCATCTCATGGCTTATTATAATATGTTCCAAAGGGATAGCGAGCGCTTTGCATTTAACTTGAAACATACGGACCTATCTCCACTGGGTGCGGCTGCCTTAGCGGGGACAACTTTTCCAATCGATCGTCAATTATCGAGTGATTTATTGGGTTTCCAACAACCCTATACCAATTCCTTGGACGCAGTGAGTGACCGTGATTTTATCTTAGAATTTCTGTCAAATGCCAGCATTTTGATGATGCATATGAGTCGTTTTTGTGAGGAAATCATCAATTGGTGCAGTTTTGAGTATCAGTACATTAGCTTGTCTGATAGCTTTTCAACGGGTTCATCTATCATGCCCCAGAAGAAAAATCCTGATATGGCGGAATTGATTCGAGGGAAGACAGGCCGAGTTTACGGGAACTTGCTTGGGCTATTGACCGTCATGAAGTCTTTGCCTCTGGCTTACAATAAGGATTTGCAAGAGGACAAGGAAGGCATGTTTGATACAGTAGAAACGATTTTAAATTCTCTGGATGTGTTGGCAGGTATGCTATCGAGCATGCAGGTTAATAAGGCCAAAATGCAGCAATCCACAGAGAATGATTTTTCGAATGCGACCGAACTGGCAGATTATTTGGCTGAAAAAGGACTCCCTTTTAGAGAAGCGCATGAAATTGTAGGGAAATTGGTTCTAGACTCTATCAAGCATGGTAAAAACATCCAAGATTGGGATTTGGAGGAGTTGCAAGCCTACCATCCCTTGATTGAAGAGGATATTTATATCTACTTGCGTCCAGAAACCGCTGTTCGGAGACGGAATTCCTTAGGAGGAACCGGCTTTGAGCAAGTGAAATACCAGATAGAACAAGCGAAGAAAGAACTTAAAGGGGAAAATTGA